The following coding sequences are from one Longimicrobium sp. window:
- a CDS encoding low molecular weight protein arginine phosphatase, giving the protein MTSDEAAGAKGPEMSEQAAGTASPRTTTFNILFVCTGNTCRSPLAEGIARAELERRGWKNVRVASAGLAARGGDQASREAVAVAGRHGIDLSAHRSQPLTPELAGWADLILGMGPSHLDGVERVGGLDRAATLGDFVAGGDGFGYPVADPFGGSEAVYEETYQELCGLISAALDRLAPILAP; this is encoded by the coding sequence ATGACCAGCGACGAAGCCGCGGGAGCGAAGGGACCGGAGATGAGCGAGCAGGCCGCCGGGACCGCGTCCCCGCGCACCACCACCTTCAACATCCTCTTCGTCTGCACGGGGAACACCTGCCGCTCCCCGCTGGCGGAGGGGATCGCGCGCGCCGAGTTGGAGCGCCGCGGGTGGAAGAACGTGCGCGTGGCCTCGGCCGGCCTGGCCGCGCGCGGCGGCGACCAGGCCAGCCGCGAGGCCGTGGCGGTCGCCGGGCGCCACGGGATCGACCTCTCCGCCCACCGCTCGCAGCCGCTCACCCCCGAGCTGGCCGGCTGGGCCGACCTGATCCTGGGGATGGGCCCCTCGCACCTGGACGGCGTGGAGCGCGTGGGCGGGCTGGACCGGGCCGCCACCCTGGGCGACTTCGTGGCCGGCGGCGACGGCTTCGGCTACCCCGTGGCCGACCCCTTCGGCGGGAGCGAGGCGGTCTACGAAGAGACCTACCAGGAGCTCTGCGGGCTGATCTCCGCCGCGCTCGACCGCCTGGCCCCGATCCTGGCGCCGTGA
- the ispD gene encoding 2-C-methyl-D-erythritol 4-phosphate cytidylyltransferase, whose translation MSSASSAEPRAAAVVVAGGSGRRVGGPVRKQYLALAGELILLRAVRPFLDHPRIRHTVVVIPPDDADDPPGWLSHLPITLVPGGAERGDSVWNGLSALPDDVDLVLIHDGARPFVSQGVIDRVLDACRDAGAVAAVPVTDTIKEVDDAGTITGTPERGRLWQAQTPQGFPRAGIVRAYELARAEGVAATDDAALYERYAGPVRVVMGSYRNLKVTRRADLAVAEALALAPEAGESE comes from the coding sequence TTGTCCAGCGCGTCTTCGGCTGAGCCGCGCGCCGCGGCCGTCGTGGTCGCCGGCGGGAGCGGGCGGCGCGTGGGCGGGCCCGTGCGCAAGCAGTACCTGGCGCTCGCGGGCGAGCTGATCCTCCTGCGCGCCGTCCGCCCCTTCCTCGACCACCCCCGCATCCGGCACACGGTCGTCGTCATCCCCCCCGACGACGCGGACGACCCGCCCGGGTGGCTCTCGCACCTGCCGATCACCCTCGTGCCCGGCGGCGCCGAGCGCGGCGACTCCGTCTGGAACGGGCTCTCCGCGCTGCCGGACGACGTCGACCTCGTGCTGATCCACGACGGCGCGCGGCCGTTCGTGTCGCAGGGGGTGATCGACCGCGTGCTGGACGCCTGCCGGGACGCGGGCGCCGTCGCCGCCGTCCCCGTCACCGACACCATCAAGGAAGTGGACGACGCGGGGACGATCACCGGCACCCCCGAGCGCGGGCGCCTCTGGCAGGCGCAGACGCCGCAGGGCTTCCCCCGCGCCGGCATCGTGCGCGCGTACGAGCTCGCCCGCGCGGAGGGCGTCGCGGCCACGGACGACGCCGCGCTGTACGAGCGCTACGCGGGCCCGGTGCGCGTGGTGATGGGCTCGTACCGGAACCTGAAGGTGACGCGCCGCGCCGACCTGGCCGTCGCCGAGGCGCTCGCCCTCGCCCCGGAGGCGGGGGAGAGCGAATGA
- the radA gene encoding DNA repair protein RadA encodes MAKTRTAFFCRECGNETPRWQGQCPACREWNTLVEEPAAPRRARADGAERAPSEAAPVRLRDVEGTERARWTTGLGELDFVLGGGIVPGSVVLVGGEPGIGKSTILLQVAGRLEAAGRRTLYVSGEESAHQVKLRAERLEHSAAEVTLLAETELESILLRAAELGPDVLLIDSIQTVYSETLEGAPGNVGQVRECAARLQRFAKQTGTAVFLVGHVTKGGGIAGPKTLEHIVDTVLYFESAGGMDHRVLRATKNRFGGVDEIGVFRMTAEGLVPVGNPSALFLGDRLARASGSAVVATLEGTRPLLVEVQALAAKASYGAAQRVSTGLDPKRLALLLAVLEKRAGIPFGQLDVFLNVVGGLRLVETAGDLAVAAALASSVYDRAVPPEAVFVGELGLGGEVRPVGQVERRLAEAARMGFTTAYLSPRARPGQLPAGIRVVEAEDVRALVQRVFG; translated from the coding sequence ATGGCGAAGACGCGCACGGCGTTCTTCTGCCGCGAGTGCGGCAACGAGACGCCGCGCTGGCAGGGGCAGTGCCCCGCCTGCCGCGAGTGGAACACGCTGGTCGAGGAGCCCGCGGCCCCCCGCCGCGCCCGGGCGGACGGCGCCGAGCGCGCGCCCTCCGAGGCGGCCCCCGTGCGCCTGCGCGACGTGGAGGGCACCGAGCGGGCGCGCTGGACCACGGGGCTCGGCGAGCTGGACTTCGTGCTGGGCGGGGGGATCGTCCCCGGCTCCGTCGTCCTGGTCGGCGGCGAGCCGGGGATCGGCAAGTCCACCATCCTCCTGCAGGTGGCCGGGCGGCTGGAGGCGGCGGGGCGGCGCACCCTCTACGTCTCGGGCGAGGAGTCGGCCCACCAGGTGAAGCTGCGCGCCGAGCGGCTGGAGCACTCCGCGGCCGAGGTCACCCTCCTGGCCGAGACCGAGCTGGAGAGCATCCTCCTGCGCGCGGCCGAGCTCGGGCCCGACGTGCTGCTGATCGACTCGATCCAGACCGTCTACAGCGAGACGCTGGAGGGGGCGCCCGGCAACGTGGGGCAGGTGCGCGAGTGCGCCGCGCGGCTGCAGCGCTTCGCCAAGCAGACCGGCACCGCCGTCTTCCTGGTGGGCCACGTCACCAAGGGCGGCGGGATCGCCGGGCCCAAGACGCTGGAGCACATCGTCGACACCGTGCTCTACTTCGAGAGCGCGGGAGGGATGGACCACCGCGTGCTGCGCGCCACCAAGAACCGCTTCGGCGGGGTGGACGAGATCGGCGTCTTCCGCATGACCGCCGAGGGGCTCGTCCCCGTCGGCAACCCCTCCGCGCTCTTCCTGGGCGACCGGCTGGCGCGCGCCTCCGGCTCCGCCGTGGTCGCCACGCTGGAAGGCACCCGCCCCCTCCTGGTCGAGGTGCAGGCGCTGGCGGCGAAGGCCTCCTACGGCGCCGCGCAGCGGGTGAGCACCGGCCTCGACCCCAAGCGCCTGGCGCTGCTGCTGGCCGTGCTGGAGAAGCGCGCCGGCATCCCCTTCGGCCAGCTCGACGTCTTCCTCAACGTCGTCGGCGGACTGAGACTCGTCGAGACGGCGGGCGACCTGGCCGTGGCCGCCGCGCTCGCCTCCAGCGTCTACGACCGCGCCGTGCCGCCCGAGGCCGTCTTCGTAGGCGAGCTGGGGCTGGGCGGCGAGGTGCGCCCCGTGGGCCAGGTGGAGCGCCGCCTGGCCGAGGCCGCCCGCATGGGCTTCACCACCGCGTACCTGTCTCCCCGCGCCCGCCCGGGGCAGCTCCCCGCCGGCATCCGCGTGGTGGAGGCGGAGGACGTCCGCGCCCTTGTCCAGCGCGTCTTCGGCTGA
- the dnaB gene encoding replicative DNA helicase, which yields MSTPALAIAPPSAPSAFADRSPPYSPEAEMAVLGGMLIDQDAVVRAVEVVDDSMFHREAHRRLFRALVRIWQRGDVIDEVTVSDELKKAGDFETVGGIQFLANLLDAVPTAANIEYHCKIVREKAILRRLIEAATGIIQETYAWQGEVEQLMDVAEQRIFQLAQSSDRRGFVWIKEILWPTFEKIEQLQNNSSSITGVPSGFADLDELTAGFQNSDLIIVAARPSMGKCLAFDSEILLDDGSLATIEELYRRRSARLLTLTGRWKFEAAEPSAFVDDGEKPVFRVTTRLGRTVETTLTHPFLTIGGWKPLAEVAVGDHVAVPRVLDVFGTQTMRECEVKLLAYLIGDGGLTNTTPRFTNGDPRVRADFTEAVFQFGGLLVTEEDSGGTRTPSLSVRRNFLPTGDSPIRGRLQARMKAERGAGKRLAAEVGVSAAAVSTWTSGTSSPKREHLPRLAIALGVTVDELAPQRLPSDANPLTAWLTELGLWGHGAAEKSVPARVFPLPRPQLALFLNRLFATDGWATVLASGQAQVGYATVSERLARQIQHLLLRFGVIASLRRRMVKYRDGRRPAWQLDVTDARSLRTFAREIGIFGKEEAVERVVSAVESKRYQTNRDLVPRQVWETIEQEKGEESWASLARRAGIAGWTNLHVGRRAITRDRLRALAVALDSRRLLELAESEVYWDEVVSIEPVGRKQVYDLTIPETHNFVANDVCVHNTAFTLNIAQHAAISAQKPVAFFSLEMSKEALVQRVLCAEARVDASRLRRGKLLDDEYARLAIAAGHLNTAPIYIDDTPGISVLEMRAKARRLKADRPDLSLVIVDYLQLMVSSNSKIENRQQEVSEISRGLKALAKELDIPVVALSQLSRAVESRPDKRPMMSDLRESGAIEQDADVIMFLYRPEYYFGPVDKEGNSIEGRAELIVGKQRNGATGMVPLFFRKEFTLFESASGRSDEFGG from the coding sequence ATGTCGACCCCCGCCTTAGCCATCGCGCCGCCCTCCGCCCCGAGCGCGTTCGCCGACCGCTCGCCGCCGTACTCGCCCGAGGCCGAGATGGCGGTGCTGGGCGGCATGCTGATCGACCAGGACGCCGTGGTGCGCGCGGTGGAGGTGGTCGACGACTCGATGTTCCACCGCGAGGCGCACCGGCGGCTCTTCCGCGCGCTCGTGCGCATCTGGCAGCGCGGCGACGTGATCGACGAGGTCACCGTCAGCGACGAGCTGAAGAAGGCGGGCGACTTCGAGACGGTGGGCGGCATCCAGTTCCTGGCCAACCTCCTGGACGCCGTCCCCACCGCGGCCAACATCGAGTACCACTGCAAGATCGTCCGCGAGAAGGCGATCCTGCGCCGGCTGATCGAGGCGGCCACGGGGATCATCCAGGAGACCTACGCCTGGCAGGGCGAGGTCGAGCAGCTCATGGACGTGGCCGAGCAGCGCATCTTCCAGCTCGCCCAGTCCAGCGACCGGCGCGGCTTCGTGTGGATCAAGGAGATCCTCTGGCCCACGTTCGAGAAGATCGAGCAGCTGCAGAACAACTCCTCCTCCATCACCGGCGTCCCCTCCGGCTTCGCCGACCTCGACGAGCTGACGGCGGGCTTCCAGAACAGCGACCTCATCATCGTCGCCGCCCGCCCGTCGATGGGGAAGTGCCTGGCGTTCGACTCCGAGATCCTGCTGGACGACGGCTCCCTCGCCACCATCGAGGAGCTGTACCGCCGCCGCTCGGCGCGCCTGCTCACCCTCACCGGCCGCTGGAAGTTCGAGGCGGCGGAGCCCAGCGCCTTCGTGGACGACGGCGAGAAGCCCGTCTTCCGCGTCACCACGCGCCTGGGCCGGACGGTCGAGACCACGCTCACGCACCCCTTCCTCACCATCGGCGGGTGGAAGCCGCTCGCCGAGGTGGCGGTCGGCGATCACGTCGCCGTCCCGCGCGTGCTCGACGTCTTCGGCACGCAGACGATGCGCGAGTGCGAGGTCAAGCTCCTCGCCTACCTGATCGGCGACGGCGGGCTGACAAACACGACGCCGCGCTTCACCAACGGAGACCCGCGCGTCCGCGCCGATTTCACGGAGGCCGTCTTCCAGTTCGGCGGACTGCTGGTGACGGAGGAGGATTCCGGCGGCACGCGCACGCCGAGCCTGTCGGTGCGGCGCAACTTCCTGCCGACCGGCGATTCCCCGATCCGCGGCCGCCTGCAGGCGCGGATGAAGGCGGAGCGCGGGGCGGGGAAGCGGCTGGCCGCCGAAGTGGGCGTGAGCGCCGCGGCGGTTTCCACCTGGACCAGCGGCACGTCGTCTCCGAAGCGGGAACACCTCCCCCGGCTCGCCATCGCGCTCGGCGTCACGGTGGACGAGCTCGCGCCGCAGCGACTGCCGTCGGACGCCAATCCGCTGACGGCCTGGCTCACCGAGCTGGGGCTGTGGGGACACGGCGCGGCGGAGAAGTCCGTCCCTGCCCGGGTGTTCCCCCTTCCGCGCCCGCAGCTCGCGCTCTTCCTCAACCGTCTCTTCGCGACCGACGGCTGGGCGACGGTGCTCGCCAGCGGCCAGGCGCAGGTGGGTTACGCCACGGTGAGCGAGCGGCTCGCCCGGCAGATCCAGCACCTGCTGCTGCGCTTCGGCGTGATCGCCAGCCTGCGCCGCCGGATGGTGAAGTACCGCGACGGACGCCGGCCCGCCTGGCAGCTCGACGTCACCGACGCTCGCTCGCTCCGCACCTTCGCGCGCGAGATCGGCATCTTCGGAAAGGAGGAAGCCGTCGAGCGCGTCGTCTCCGCGGTGGAGTCGAAGCGCTACCAGACCAACCGCGACCTCGTCCCCCGCCAGGTCTGGGAGACGATCGAGCAGGAGAAGGGGGAGGAGTCGTGGGCCTCGCTCGCGCGGCGGGCGGGCATCGCCGGGTGGACGAACCTCCACGTCGGCCGCCGCGCGATCACGCGGGACCGGCTGCGCGCGCTCGCCGTCGCGCTGGACAGCCGCAGGCTGCTGGAGCTGGCCGAGAGCGAGGTCTACTGGGACGAGGTCGTCTCCATCGAGCCCGTCGGCCGCAAGCAGGTATACGACCTCACGATCCCGGAAACGCACAACTTCGTCGCCAACGACGTGTGCGTGCACAACACGGCGTTCACCCTCAACATCGCTCAGCACGCCGCCATCAGCGCGCAGAAGCCGGTCGCCTTCTTCTCGCTGGAGATGAGCAAGGAGGCGCTGGTGCAGCGTGTGCTCTGCGCCGAGGCGCGGGTGGACGCCAGCCGGCTGCGCCGCGGCAAGCTGCTCGACGACGAGTACGCGCGGCTCGCCATCGCGGCGGGGCACCTGAACACCGCGCCGATCTACATCGACGACACGCCCGGCATCTCGGTGCTGGAGATGCGCGCCAAGGCCCGCCGCCTCAAGGCCGACCGGCCCGACCTGTCGCTCGTGATCGTCGACTACCTGCAGCTCATGGTGAGCAGCAACTCCAAGATCGAGAACCGCCAGCAGGAGGTCTCCGAGATCTCCCGCGGCCTCAAGGCGCTCGCCAAGGAGCTGGACATCCCCGTGGTCGCCCTCTCGCAGCTCTCCCGCGCCGTCGAGAGCCGCCCCGACAAGCGCCCGATGATGTCGGACCTGCGCGAGTCGGGCGCGATCGAGCAGGACGCGGACGTCATCATGTTCCTCTACCGCCCCGAGTACTACTTCGGGCCGGTGGACAAGGAGGGGAACAGCATCGAGGGGCGCGCCGAGCTGATCGTCGGCAAGCAGCGCAACGGGGCCACCGGCATGGTGCCGCTCTTCTTCCGCAAGGAGTTCACCCTCTTCGAGAGCGCCTCCGGGCGCTCGGACGAGTTCGGCGGATGA
- a CDS encoding uracil-DNA glycosylase — MTDPRDLLRSYLRQRRELGDDELVLDRHTPAELRGLLSPAPAVPERLAPSRPARPEPAAPPPRPERAAPAAERPARPPETHVRAGADVPGTTPMRPAVDAPSRGVSAEEVRRLPTLDAVRDVALGCPRCRLAETRTKVVFGEGDPRADLMVVGEAPGQEEDRSGRPFVGKAGRLLDLLLMTAGFERERVYICNVLKCRPPGNRNPNPDEVEACSPYLLRQVDLVEPRVIVAFGTFAAQTLLGTDISIGRLRGRLHQYRGIPLVPTYHPAALLRNPGWVRAVWEDLQRVRSVLDSPS; from the coding sequence GTGACGGACCCGCGCGACCTCCTCCGCAGCTACCTGCGCCAGCGCCGGGAGCTGGGTGACGACGAGCTCGTGCTCGACCGCCACACCCCGGCGGAGCTGCGCGGCCTCCTCTCCCCCGCGCCGGCGGTCCCGGAGCGGCTGGCTCCGTCCCGGCCGGCGCGGCCGGAGCCCGCCGCGCCGCCTCCCCGGCCGGAGCGCGCCGCGCCCGCCGCCGAGCGCCCGGCGCGGCCGCCCGAGACCCACGTCCGCGCCGGCGCCGACGTGCCGGGGACCACGCCGATGCGCCCTGCCGTGGACGCCCCCTCGCGCGGCGTCTCGGCCGAGGAGGTGCGCCGGCTGCCGACGCTGGACGCGGTGCGCGACGTCGCCCTCGGCTGTCCCCGCTGCCGGCTGGCGGAGACGCGTACGAAGGTGGTGTTCGGCGAGGGGGATCCCCGGGCGGACCTGATGGTGGTGGGCGAGGCGCCGGGGCAGGAAGAAGACCGCTCGGGCCGTCCCTTCGTCGGGAAGGCCGGCCGGCTTCTCGACCTGCTGCTGATGACCGCCGGGTTCGAGCGGGAGCGCGTCTACATCTGCAACGTGCTGAAGTGCCGCCCGCCGGGGAACCGCAACCCGAACCCCGACGAAGTCGAAGCCTGCTCGCCGTACCTGCTGCGCCAGGTGGACCTGGTGGAGCCGCGGGTGATCGTGGCCTTCGGCACCTTCGCCGCGCAGACGCTCCTGGGCACCGACATCTCCATCGGGCGGCTCCGCGGCAGGCTGCACCAGTACCGGGGGATCCCGCTCGTCCCGACGTACCACCCGGCCGCCCTGCTCCGCAACCCTGGGTGGGTGCGCGCCGTCTGGGAGGACCTGCAGCGGGTTCGCAGCGTCCTCGACTCGCCTTCCTGA
- the coaBC gene encoding bifunctional phosphopantothenoylcysteine decarboxylase/phosphopantothenate--cysteine ligase CoaBC: MSGPRAPRRPFAGRRVLLGVTGGIAAYKAVQLARDLALAGAAVETVLTAGAQEFVRPLTFAALTGRPAHTSLYPAGDPNLHIRLAREADAVVVAPATANFLARAAAGMADDLLAAVLLATRAPVVLCPAMNDRMYAHPATQANLQRLAQLGYHLAGPAVGPLAWGEGEGPGRMLEPDEVLAWTGRALEGETPLAGRRVVVTAGPTREPIDPVRFVGNRSSGRMGYEVAAAAWRRGADVVLVSGPSPLAPPLGAGVRRVETAEEMRDAVAEVLPGADALVMAAAVADFRPARAAGEKIKKESGGVSEIQLEPTPDVLRATRELRPPQAVVVGFALETEDPVENGRRKLESKGLDLLVVNDAREPGAGFEVETNRVVFLQPGRPDEALPLMSKAEVADCILDRVEALLAAKRAS; the protein is encoded by the coding sequence GTGAGCGGCCCGCGCGCACCCCGGCGCCCCTTCGCGGGGCGGCGCGTGCTGCTCGGCGTCACGGGCGGGATCGCGGCGTACAAGGCGGTGCAGCTCGCCCGCGACCTGGCGCTGGCCGGCGCCGCCGTCGAGACGGTGCTGACGGCGGGCGCCCAGGAGTTCGTCCGCCCCCTCACCTTCGCGGCGCTCACCGGCCGGCCGGCGCACACCTCGCTCTACCCGGCCGGCGATCCGAACCTGCACATCCGCCTGGCCCGCGAGGCCGACGCCGTGGTCGTGGCGCCGGCCACGGCCAACTTCCTGGCGCGCGCCGCGGCCGGGATGGCCGACGACCTGCTCGCGGCCGTCCTCCTGGCCACCCGCGCCCCCGTGGTGCTCTGCCCGGCGATGAACGACCGGATGTACGCCCACCCGGCCACGCAGGCGAACCTCCAGCGGCTGGCGCAGCTCGGCTACCACCTGGCCGGCCCCGCCGTCGGCCCGCTCGCCTGGGGCGAAGGCGAGGGCCCGGGGCGGATGCTGGAGCCCGACGAGGTGCTGGCCTGGACGGGCCGCGCGCTGGAGGGGGAGACGCCGCTCGCCGGCAGGCGCGTGGTGGTCACCGCCGGCCCCACGCGCGAGCCGATCGACCCGGTGCGCTTCGTCGGCAACCGCTCCTCGGGGCGGATGGGCTACGAGGTGGCCGCCGCGGCGTGGCGGCGCGGGGCGGACGTGGTGCTGGTCTCCGGCCCGTCGCCGCTCGCCCCGCCGCTCGGCGCCGGGGTGCGGCGGGTGGAGACGGCGGAGGAGATGCGGGACGCCGTGGCCGAGGTGCTCCCCGGCGCCGACGCGCTGGTGATGGCCGCCGCCGTGGCCGACTTCCGCCCGGCGCGCGCCGCGGGGGAGAAGATCAAGAAGGAGTCGGGCGGCGTATCCGAGATCCAGCTGGAACCGACGCCGGACGTCCTGCGCGCCACGCGCGAGCTGCGTCCTCCGCAGGCCGTCGTCGTCGGCTTCGCGCTGGAGACGGAAGACCCGGTGGAGAACGGGCGGCGCAAGCTCGAGTCGAAAGGGCTCGATCTGCTGGTGGTGAACGACGCGCGCGAGCCTGGGGCCGGCTTCGAAGTCGAGACGAACCGCGTCGTCTTCCTCCAGCCCGGCCGCCCCGACGAGGCGCTCCCCCTGATGAGCAAGGCCGAGGTCGCGGACTGCATCCTGGACCGCGTCGAGGCGCTGCTCGCGGCGAAGCGCGCGTCGTGA
- the rpoZ gene encoding DNA-directed RNA polymerase subunit omega, translating into MRVVTPGQAARHTGSKYLGVLVAAKMARNLNELRRGELMEDPTLTGGEPKEKLTTTALEEVRQGTVEFRLVKRRRPDQL; encoded by the coding sequence ATGAGAGTCGTCACCCCGGGCCAGGCGGCCCGCCACACCGGCAGCAAGTACCTGGGCGTCCTGGTGGCCGCCAAGATGGCGCGCAACCTCAACGAGCTGCGCCGCGGCGAGCTGATGGAAGACCCCACCCTCACCGGCGGGGAGCCGAAGGAGAAGCTGACCACCACCGCGCTCGAAGAGGTGCGGCAGGGCACGGTCGAGTTCCGCCTGGTCAAGCGCCGCCGCCCCGACCAGCTCTAA
- the gmk gene encoding guanylate kinase, translating into MSAPDLAFPLVLSAPSGAGKTTLANRLRERNPKVVFSVSATTRQPRPYEQDGKHYHFVPRDEFVRMRNAGELIEWAEVHGEFYGTPLANVRAAGERGEHLLLDIDVQGAAQIRAKVPEAVLVFILPPSGTVLVERLKARRTESAEALSRRLRNAEEEIRRAGEFHHVVVNDELDRAVEDLEMILRGEGGGIRRIPSLEREIERICAEIDAYLDQQDAVGAQQ; encoded by the coding sequence GTGAGCGCGCCGGACCTCGCGTTCCCGCTGGTGCTCTCGGCGCCCTCGGGGGCGGGAAAGACGACGCTGGCCAACCGCCTGCGCGAGCGCAACCCGAAGGTGGTGTTCTCGGTGTCGGCCACCACGCGCCAGCCGCGGCCGTACGAGCAGGACGGGAAGCACTACCACTTCGTGCCGCGCGACGAGTTCGTGCGCATGCGCAACGCGGGCGAGCTGATCGAGTGGGCCGAGGTGCACGGCGAGTTCTACGGCACGCCGCTGGCCAACGTGCGCGCCGCCGGGGAGCGGGGCGAGCACCTGCTGCTGGACATCGACGTGCAGGGCGCGGCGCAGATCCGCGCGAAGGTCCCCGAGGCGGTGCTGGTCTTCATCCTCCCGCCCTCGGGCACCGTGCTGGTGGAGCGGCTCAAGGCGCGCCGCACCGAGAGCGCCGAGGCGCTCAGCCGCCGGCTGCGGAACGCCGAGGAGGAGATCCGCCGCGCGGGCGAGTTCCACCACGTGGTGGTCAACGACGAGCTGGACCGGGCCGTGGAGGACCTGGAGATGATCCTCCGCGGCGAGGGCGGCGGCATCCGCCGGATCCCCTCGCTGGAGCGCGAGATCGAGCGCATCTGCGCCGAGATCGACGCCTACCTCGACCAGCAGGACGCGGTCGGGGCGCAGCAGTAG
- a CDS encoding YicC/YloC family endoribonuclease, whose amino-acid sequence MTGYGEAQRATPAGTLLVEVRTVNHRHFNANLRIPSSLARWEAELREWLRAAFARGHVNCAVRLEPPAGVPRGLRIDEERAGAYLAVLRDFAARHGVPGEVDVGTLARFSDIYLRDEGGGEAAEEVAGDDLRAAVDDAARQCIAMREDEGRRLHADLEGRVAAIEEALAVIAELAPARLAAERDRLREAVAELSGAVAVDQERLAQEIAYLAERWDINEELVRFRSHNELFRELLAADAAEPVGKRLGFLVQEMHREANTIGSKANHAAIAHRVVAIKEEVERLREQVENVE is encoded by the coding sequence ATGACTGGGTACGGGGAGGCCCAGCGGGCCACCCCCGCGGGCACCCTGCTGGTGGAAGTCCGGACGGTCAACCACCGCCACTTCAACGCCAACCTCCGCATCCCCTCCTCGCTGGCGAGGTGGGAGGCCGAGCTGCGCGAGTGGCTGCGCGCCGCCTTCGCCCGCGGCCACGTCAACTGCGCCGTGCGCCTGGAGCCGCCGGCGGGCGTGCCGCGGGGGCTCAGGATCGACGAGGAGCGCGCGGGGGCGTACCTGGCGGTGCTGCGCGACTTCGCCGCGCGCCACGGCGTCCCCGGCGAGGTGGACGTCGGCACCCTCGCCCGCTTCTCCGACATCTACCTCCGCGACGAGGGGGGCGGCGAGGCGGCCGAGGAGGTGGCCGGCGACGACCTGCGCGCCGCGGTGGACGACGCCGCGCGGCAGTGCATCGCCATGCGCGAGGACGAGGGGCGCCGCCTCCACGCCGACCTGGAGGGGCGCGTGGCGGCGATCGAGGAGGCGCTCGCCGTGATCGCCGAGCTGGCGCCCGCGCGGCTCGCCGCCGAGCGCGACCGGCTGCGCGAGGCCGTCGCCGAGCTGTCCGGCGCGGTGGCGGTGGACCAGGAGCGGCTGGCCCAGGAGATCGCCTACCTGGCCGAGCGCTGGGACATCAACGAGGAGCTGGTGCGCTTCCGCTCGCACAACGAGCTGTTCCGCGAGCTGCTGGCGGCCGACGCGGCCGAGCCCGTGGGGAAGCGGCTGGGGTTCCTCGTCCAGGAGATGCACCGCGAGGCCAACACCATCGGCTCCAAGGCCAACCACGCGGCAATCGCCCACCGCGTGGTGGCCATCAAGGAGGAGGTCGAGCGCCTCCGCGAGCAGGTGGAGAACGTCGAGTGA